A window of Hordeum vulgare subsp. vulgare chromosome 5H, MorexV3_pseudomolecules_assembly, whole genome shotgun sequence genomic DNA:
ACTGTTGTGTTTTGTTCATTACTGTAGTTGGATTCTCTGAAATCGATCCAATGCCTCACCGAGTATGATTATTCCAGGTTTTGGCCACTTTTTCAGTAGGAAGGGTGGTAGCATCCGGGCACCCGAATTTCAAGTCGGGTGATCTTGTTTGGGGCATGAGCGGATGTGAAGAATACACTTTGATCACTAATCCAGAGTCTCTTTTCAAGATCAACCATCCTGAAGTGCCTCTGTCGTACTACACTGGTGTTCTTGGTGAGTAAACTTTTTATTTTGTCAGAAGCAAAGTGCCATATTTAATCTCAAAATTTCATTTTTCATCAAATGAAGCACGTACTTGCTTTTCTCATTGACTATATCTGGTTCACAAACCAGAATTTTGGTACAAGCTAGCGAATAAAACTCTCTTTTCTTTCATATAAAATAAAGATCGACCAAGGTTCTTTCGATTCACAAAGCAGAATTGCAAGAGTTCCCAACTTCTACCTATGGCACCCTAGTTTTTCTGAACACTATATGGCACCCTAGTTTGTCACCATTTATTTGTTCACTTTACCTTGTGGTGATGTTAATTGGCATGCTTGACTACTTGTTTTACATAAAACAACTTATATATagaaactacaaatgaactttccaAAATTCTggaaacatgtactccctccgtcccaaagtaagtgtctcaagcttagtacaaatttatactagagctagtagaaagttgagacacttattttggaacaaaGGGAGTACATGGTATGCTAGTTACTTAATGTGGACAGGAATTGGAATAAAGATACACTATTGGACAGTAAGGGAATACACTAGTCCGAACTCTCATAAATCTAAGATGGAGATTCATATATGCATGCACCTTCCTTCAAGGAATCATACCTTGGAATTTGACAGCGACAAATCAAAATGGATGGCAACGTGCGGCAGGCTTGGTGAACCATCTTGAAATCATTCAAATACAAAAGAACCAAAATGGATGGCTAAATTACATGTAGCAAAAGAATAAGACATGAAGCTGGTCACTGCTATGATTTAGGCTCTTTGCCCCAAAACGGAAATTGGTATGATCTAAGCTTATCTTCTGTATAGTCTAACATGCGAGGTTACTACCTCTAGGCTCTAGCGATGTTTAAAATTTGATAAAATACACTATTTATTTTTTCATTAAATTTCCAAGAACTTTGCTAATGCAGGCATGGCTGGACTTACTGCATATGCTGGATTTTTCGACATATCAAAACCTAAGAAAGGTGACTATGTTTTCGTGTCATCAGCGTCGGGTGCTGTCGGGCAGCTTGTTGGACAACTTGCCAAGATCAATGGGTGCTATGTGGTTGGCAGTGCTGGTTCCGATGAGAAGGTCTTTTTTTGTTTGCATACTCATTTTTTCACTTGTTTTGTCTCACTGAGATGGTCTAATAGTTCACTCCCACACTTGAACGATGAATTGGTTGAACAACTTCAGGATATATTTTTTTCACTGACCTAAAATATACTCCGTCATGGTATGAAAATTAATGTGATGGCTTTTACAATGGTTTCATGATTTAACATAGGGATCACAATACTAGTTATTTCTAGTAACTGGATTATATTCGAGTATTCCATTGAGAAGAAGAAAGTCGAATGTATGCACAATTTCAACGGTAACCATTTTATAGTAACCTCTGGCCAATTGGCAAGGTGCTATTTACCGTTCTTGTCCTCTTGCCAAAGAAATCCTAGCCCTAAAGAAGTTAATCAGTGTAATCAATTCATTATGGATTAAAAAGATGGAAAGCATGTAGTCGGGAACATTACTCATACAAGTTCCAAGTGGAGCCATTTTACCTCCTGAAGTCAGAAATCTAGCATGCAAGTAACAAGTTATCCTCACTTTCTCTTCTATGGTTTTAATATTATGTGGAGGAATGCAAAAGTCCCATGGTTGACTTTGAAAGGTAAAAGTATGAGAAATTTGCTTTTGTCTTTATGGTAACCTCAGGTCAATCTCCTAAAAACCAAGTTTGGCTTCGACGATGCTTTTAACTACAAGAAGGAAGAGGACCTCAACGCCGCACTAAAGAGGTCTGAAAGCCATTTTCTTTATCTTCTAAGTTCCAAATATCGCCGATGGCTGCTAACCTCTTTCACAAAAACGAAATGAAAGCTAAACATAGTTCTCTCCCTCTTGATATTTCCTTTTAGATGCTTCCCGCGGGGCATCGACATCTACTtcgagaacgtcggcggcgcgaTGCTAGCCGCGGTGCTGCCCAATATGAGGATGAATGGCCGTATCGCCGTCTGTGGGATGATCTCGCAGTACAACCTGGAGCAGCCGAATGGTGCCCCTAACCTCTTCTGCCTTGTTGCCAAGCGCATCCGCATGGAGGGATTCATGGTTCTGGACTATTTCGGCACCTACAACAAATTTGAGGAGGAGATAGTGGGTTACCTCAAGGAAGGGAAGATCACAGTTGTTGAGGATGTTGCGGAGGGGATCGAGAACGTGCCGACGGCGCTCATCGGACTCTTCTCCGGGCGCAACATTGGGAAGCAGCTGGTCACCATCGCACATGAGTGACGGGACAGGCTAACGGAAAAGATACGGGAGTGCAATATATTCATATTGGATATGTGGAAGTGTCTGTGTTCATGACTGATCTATGTGTGTCGATGGAATGTCAAAAATGTTGATATTTTCTCTCTATTTTtacctttatatatatatatatatatatatatatatatatatatatacataaagtAAGATATTATTGTTTAAGTGTAGCACTTTGGATATGGATTTTGTCCAATGCTTTGGACCATTTGTGCGAATCAACTATGGCCTGTCACAGTGAGGACCCTAGAAATTTAACGAGAGCGTCGGGAGAAAATGGGAGAGAGGATGAGGGTGTATTCAACAATCATTTTGGCACCATAATGTAAACCTCAAACCAACATACACTAGGTATAAATTATCAGAAAAAAATGCACATAAGGTATAAATCTTTAGGCTAAGGTTTTGTGTTCTTAGAGGAACCATCGTACGCTGGAGGTAGCACCGTATGGAAGAAAGGTCACATGACTGCATTTCAATCGGGGCCAACACCAGGAGCCAACCTAATGATGGACTTGGCaactactacttctttcatcatgATTTATTGGTCCCTTGTATCTTGAGACAAATTTTGGCAATATATTTGATTAGCAAAATATAGGATATATGCCACAAAAATTATGTTGTTAGATTCATGTACAAAAGAAGTTTTCAATGATTCCTTATGCCACAAAATGTATGATTTATCGGAGTAGTTTATATTTTGCTAGCCAAGTCTATGGTCAAAGTTTAACCAAAAAATATAAGGACTAATAAACCCAGACAGAAAAAAATAGTCCAGTGTATCCTAGGTTTTGCTTATTCGAGCATCTAGCTGAAATGGCCTTTCATAACCTTCAACAGCCAGCCTAAACTTGTACAGAGGGATTGAAGAAAGTCAAGACCACAAATTTTGTCAGCTCTCTTTGTCGGTCCTATTTGTGATGAGTGATCCGTTGTTTAGCTAAACATTAATGTAGAATCATATGTTCTCTAAAACCATAAGAATAGACGATTGGTGAAATCAGTCAAATTTAGAAAGATGCATCAGAATTCACTGATTATGATTCACATTTGGCATCTTATTCTTTTGCTCAGTCCACAACATGTTTTCGACCAAGTGACTGGTAGAATCAACATAGGTACAACATACAAAATCAACTACTTCAGGTTCCCTCTTTTACAGCATATTTTTCAGGTTCCTTCACATCAAGTAGAGAACTCCAGTTGCACAACTCTGCTATGCAAAAGGGCTTCACTGTACATCCCGTCCAAAAAAAAGGGCTTCACTGTACATGACATATATTCGACAGCAGCTGCCATGTTTACTCGACATCTCAAACAGACATGATCTTGACCACACCTTAGGGATGGCATTGACGAGGCGTGTAGTTATTGTGAATTTTCTAACAGGGCTACGCAGCGATGACAAACTTGGCAGCGATGACAAACTTGCCGAACGGATGAACAATATGGTACTTCTCAGATCAGATGGCATCCTTGTAGACAAGAGGCTTGTTGACCCATCTGATGCGGCAGCCGCAGGCTTGCAGAAGCTGGAGCAGGTCAGGGGATAGCACGGACTTCAAACCGCCGAGTATCTTCAGCTTCTTCAGCCTCCCGCAAGCGGCTCGCAGAGCCATCTCGAACCCTTCTATGGAAACCCATGACAGGTGCACCATCTTCACGTCCTGGAGGCACCTCAAGGAGCTAAGCAGGTGGCACAAGCCTAGGCCAGTAACTTGGCAGTATGATATGGTGAGCTGCAGAATATGGACAAGCTAATAAGGTTCCTGCCTCGTTAGAACTTGTGCAGGAAGAAGCTAAATTCTGCATACCATTTACCTGTCTAAGGTTTAGAGCATATCGGGCAAGAGCCCATAGCCCAGAATCATCGACAGAATAGCAGCGCTTCAAGTCAAGTTCTACCAGGCTCTTACAGCCAATGACAACGGAAGAAATTCCGATGCCTGTAATGCGGACGAGGCACCTCAGCTCAAGGTTTGTGAGCTCCTCAAGAGCGCCCAGGTGGCTCAAACCACTATCAGTTATCTTGTTGCAGTAACAAAGGTTCAGCAGCTTAATTTTCTTGCAGCCGTTGGCTAAGGCTGCCAGCCCATCATCAGTGATAGAACTGCAGCTTTAGGATAGGAAGATAATATGCAAGTTATTATTGTGCATGGAAGATGGCTGAAAGCCTATAATGAACAAACAAGGAGATCAAATTACCGATAGAGGTCAAGTTCAATGAGCTTCCCACACTTTGAACTAATAAAACCAAGGCCTTTGTCCGAAATACTTGAGCTCAGGCCTAATTTCAATATCAGCAGTTCAGAGCACTTCGCCAAATGATGCAACGCTGCAAGAGAGTTAACTTCATATGACAATGCTCAAATTATGGACATTCTTGGATGAAAAAAGAAGCAAAGATGCAGTATGCAGTATCACAAACCTTCGTCGTTCACTCCACAATCAGTGAGATCTATCTCCTTTAGATTGGGGCAACAGCTTGCAATTCTCTCTAGTCCTTTCTCGTTTATAGAAGAGCAGGACTCCAACCGGAGGCATTCAAGCATCTTACAGTTGTCAGCTATTGAATCAAGGGAATCGTTTGTGACTAGATTGCAGCATGTGAGATCAATTTTCCTTAGGTAGCTACAGCGAGCTACAAGCGAAGAGATGCCTTCATCTGTAACACCGTTGCATTTGCTTAGTCCAATCTCAACCAAGTTGGTACAACCTTCACCAATCGCTGAAAGAAGAGAGGATGACACTTCAAAGCCGTCAAGTCTCAACACGGTCAAGGTTGCCTTCAGTGTTACCAACTTGGATAGAAAATTCTGTCCAATCTCCTACAAAATTTAAGTAGAAGGTCAATAATCATCAGCAATTATGTATTAGTCATGTATCCTCTTAGATTATTAATTCGTTCATTCATCATTGGGGCCAAGTCTCCCCCAAAAACATGCCATCATTTTAACGAACAGTACAGCCAATGTGTGCAGCAAAGCAAGTAAAATTAGGAATACCAACTCACATGCAAACTATCTGCGGCATTTAACTTCTGGAGAAAACTGTGACCATCTATCAGTGAAGCTAACCCCTGGGAAGTCACGTGATTGCATCTTGAGACATCAACACTCTGCAATGGAAGACGATATTTAGAATGGATCGATGCTTGGTAAGAGGTAAAAGAATAATCGAACACCAAAAATTGCAGGTAAACTTGCACACTAGACCTATCCAGTTTAAACTTTAAAGTGTGACGAGAGAGTAAGCAATAATTTCAGATGATCAAAGATGTGATAATGCTCAtgagacgaaatcattatctataTACCATGTTTGACGAGAGAGTAAGCCATATGATTTCAGATGACGGAAGACATGATAATATGCAAGAGTATCCCTACATGAGACTACAATAATTATCCATATACCTGCAATGAATTGCTTCCTCTGCTAAGCAATTCCAGGCCTTCATCATCTATACATGAGCAAGCAACCATGGCCAACTCCTCTAGCTTCTCAAGAGTCGATATTGATCTAAGGGACTCATTGCTCACCTGCAACAGAAAAGGGAAATTAAGTAAATCATATGTAGAGCGCAAGTAGGTGGCCAAACTCATAATTAACGCATAGCGCTCTTTTGAATTTTGGATGGAACCAAACTAAAAGTTTGAGTAGAAAGCAATTTGCTCATGAGTAAACAGCAGTAAACAAATATACACTTTCAGATATAAACTGCTGCTACTtcctttcattagtagatgaaattCAGAACTAATCAAATGCTGACAAAATACtagattatactccctccgtccaataATATAAGTgtttttgacactacactagtgtCAAAATCGCTCTTATGTTATGGGACAGGGGGAATATTACTATTATATAGTTTATCACAGTGCAAGAAATTAGTATATTTTCTGTAAGCAGGAGGACTTCTCAATTTCCCCTAAAAAGGAGACCTCCTCACGTTACAACGGTGCCATGTGTCGAAGTGAAATTATGTTGGCAAAAACATTCCTCGTCAATTTAAGTTTTTCGTTGAACGTGCATTAAacttgttaacatgggttccagaACAAACACCATATGCCTCAAAGTCACCAATAATATGACTAACCGTTTAATGGTGCAATTTCTTACAAACTGCAACAGATGAAGACCAAAGGTATATTTGGGGTTAGTCTATCATGTGGTTCTTCCTAGTCTCCCCCACTCAATTGCCTAGATTTTCTTTTTTACCAAAACTCACCCCTTTCCAGCAGCAGCATACCAAAAGGGTCTGCTGGAAAAGGTAGTAGAGTAAAGTTTTTTtatgttaggaatatgcaacttatgtttattgaaggcc
This region includes:
- the LOC123399086 gene encoding 2-alkenal reductase (NADP(+)-dependent)-like, whose product is MAAAAEVSNKGVILKQFVTGFPTEDDMEVVTGAVRLAVPPGSASVMVKNLYVSCDPYMRNRMSEHNEASYIEQFVPGEVLATFSVGRVVASGHPNFKSGDLVWGMSGCEEYTLITNPESLFKINHPEVPLSYYTGVLGMAGLTAYAGFFDISKPKKGDYVFVSSASGAVGQLVGQLAKINGCYVVGSAGSDEKVNLLKTKFGFDDAFNYKKEEDLNAALKRCFPRGIDIYFENVGGAMLAAVLPNMRMNGRIAVCGMISQYNLEQPNGAPNLFCLVAKRIRMEGFMVLDYFGTYNKFEEEIVGYLKEGKITVVEDVAEGIENVPTALIGLFSGRNIGKQLVTIAHE
- the LOC123451854 gene encoding F-box/LRR-repeat protein 3 isoform X2, encoding MSEEEAQRYGGGTGGGGVGALSVDLLGQVLDRVLERRDRKACRLVSRAFARAEAAHRRALRVLRREPLPRLLRAFPALERLDLSACASLDDASLAAALAGADLGTVRQVCLARASGVGWRGLEALVAACPRLEAVDLSHCVGAGDREAAALAAASGLRELNLEKCLGVTDMGLAKVAVGCPRLETLSFKWCREISDIGVDLLVKKCRDLRSLDISYLKVSNESLRSISTLEKLEELAMVACSCIDDEGLELLSRGSNSLQSVDVSRCNHVTSQGLASLIDGHSFLQKLNAADSLHEIGQNFLSKLVTLKATLTVLRLDGFEVSSSLLSAIGEGCTNLVEIGLSKCNGVTDEGISSLVARCSYLRKIDLTCCNLVTNDSLDSIADNCKMLECLRLESCSSINEKGLERIASCCPNLKEIDLTDCGVNDEALHHLAKCSELLILKLGLSSSISDKGLGFISSKCGKLIELDLYRCSSITDDGLAALANGCKKIKLLNLCYCNKITDSGLSHLGALEELTNLELRCLVRITGIGISSVVIGCKSLVELDLKRCYSVDDSGLWALARYALNLRQVNAHHIILPSYWPRLVPPA
- the LOC123451854 gene encoding F-box/LRR-repeat protein 3 isoform X1 — translated: MSEEEAQRYGGGTGGGGVGALSVDLLGQVLDRVLERRDRKACRLVSRAFARAEAAHRRALRVLRREPLPRLLRAFPALERLDLSACASLDDASLAAALAGADLGTVRQVCLARASGVGWRGLEALVAACPRLEAVDLSHCVGAGDREAAALAAASGLRELNLEKCLGVTDMGLAKVAVGCPRLETLSFKWCREISDIGVDLLVKKCRDLRSLDISYLKVSNESLRSISTLEKLEELAMVACSCIDDEGLELLSRGSNSLQSVDVSRCNHVTSQGLASLIDGHSFLQKLNAADSLHEIGQNFLSKLVTLKATLTVLRLDGFEVSSSLLSAIGEGCTNLVEIGLSKCNGVTDEGISSLVARCSYLRKIDLTCCNLVTNDSLDSIADNCKMLECLRLESCSSINEKGLERIASCCPNLKEIDLTDCGVNDEALHHLAKCSELLILKLGLSSSISDKGLGFISSKCGKLIELDLYRCSSITDDGLAALANGCKKIKLLNLCYCNKITDSGLSHLGALEELTNLELRCLVRITGIGISSVVIGCKSLVELDLKRCYSVDDSGLWALARYALNLRQLTISYCQVTGLGLCHLLSSLRCLQDVKMVHLSWVSIEGFEMALRAACGRLKKLKILGGLKSVLSPDLLQLLQACGCRIRWVNKPLVYKDAI